The window aatatataataattgagATCACaagcaacataaaagaatcagttTTTATTAAGAATAAAAGACTAAAAAAATGAGTTAAACGAGCATACACAGAAAGAGCTTTGAAGTTAGATACAAACCGAATATTCACCTAACACTTTTGTCAAATAGAAGATGAGCATTCTAAAGACGTTATATCACCTCTCAGACATATACATAAGGCTCTATCCACTCTGATGGGACTAGGCGATTCcaagaaaaaaatacaaaaaaaatagtCTTGTTCTCGTGTGCCACAAGTTAATTTTTGTTTGACAGCTTTGTGATATGAAATAAAAATGTAATCGAGTTATAAAATAGAAACACGAATAATAAACCAAAATGGGattgatgatagtatttttggcTCCACACACGTTGCCCAAAAAAATCACTCAAAAATATCCAAAACAATGAAAAACAAAGACTAAAAAGAGGTAAGGACATGCATCGAGCATTTTGACTAAATTGCTCACAACACGATATAGGTCCATTGTAGGATCAAAATCATTCGATTTATCTTGGTCcatatatatcaaaaatcattgtatcatatctgagaaatttttatattttataatatttataacatGTATATAAGAGGTGAGGTTGTCATCACCAAAGTTGGTAATTTCATGCACCGATACTGTGACACTCAGGTTTTGAATCAGTATCGAGACTTGGTAAATCAAATGTGGATCGAgtattaaatgaaaaaaatataaacaaatacaaCATTATACGTAGCCTATACTGTCATGTACTTGGTGCTATGAGGCCAATATAGTATCGGTCCCGTTGGGTTTAACTAATGTTTTGGTTCGATTCATCTACTCATAATGAAGACTCGTTCGGATCACTAAGTACTTTAAACGTATATAAGATATAATATTTACTATTTAAACATCAGttgagatggccgagttggtctaagatgccagattaaggttctggtccgaaagagCGTGGGTTCAAATTCTACTTTTAACAGATGTTTTATGTTTTATCTATCTACAATTACCAACTTACTTTAACATAAGATTCACCATTCGAACATCAGttgagatggccgagttggtctaaggcgccagattaaggttctggtccaaaagggcgtgggttcaaatcccactcttaaCAGATGTTTTACCTATCTACAATTACCAACTTACTTTAAATGTATATAAAACATAAGATTCATCATTCGAACATCAGTTGAGATGGCCGAGTAAGGCGTCAGATTAAGGTTCTAAttcgaaagggcgtgggttcaaatcccactcccaTTAGATGTTTTATCTATTTACAATTACCAACTtacttttatataaaatataagattcacCGTTCAAAGATGACCGAGTTGGTCTATAGCGTCAAGGTTCTCGTCTACAATAAATACTACTAGTACACACAGCACCGCAGCGTCGCCCATGTGATGCGAGCGGTCAAACTTGGGGAACTTGGCCGAGGGAACACACCCTCTCACCCACCTCAAGATCTTGGTATCCGATCCAGCCAACCTAAGAGAAAGCATGGCTCCTCGCCCTCGTCTGTTCGTCTCTCACCCACGTCTGAGTTGGCCTGCAGCAACATCCTGATCCAACAAGCTCTCCCATGGTGGAACGTGTGACCAGCACAGTCTTAAGTTATTGTGGTGTCAGAGCAGGAGTGCTCAATCTCTGGATTCACGTTCTGATGCTAACAATGGCTTTATAGATCGGCAAAGGGGCCAAACAACATACACTTGGTGTGCAAGAATGCTCGCGTGACATCACACCTGCGCCAGCCACTGTTTTTGGTCTGCATAGTTTTGAAGCTTATGGATCTGTACGAATTCAGCAAGGCTTATCAATCGTGGATAACAGTTGTAGTATTATGCCTACCTGATAccattttgtagcttcttcttgatGCTAACATCTGTTCTTCCTTCCTGCACACTCTCGCCTGAAGTCAAAAGGTTCTTGCACCCTGGGCCAAAGTTGGGTTAGCGATCGTCTTGAATCTTGACATAAAGCAGCAAAAAGGGGGCCAGTGACGTGACCATCCTCTACCTCTATCCATTTGTTTGGAGATCATTGTACTCGCAGTGTTGAGCTCGCAATGGCAACTGGAGACTGAGAAAGCTGTGTGTGTGCCGGGCTTGGGTCTGACATCCCCCACATGCGTCATGTCTCTCGCGGAGCTCGGAGTGGGAATTGTTGGAGACTTTTGATGCAGGGTTTGGGGTCCCTCCTTCCCTCTAATTCTTCCTCCCCCTGTGTTAGGCTCAACCAAAGCTCATATAAATCATGGTGGCGGTCACTCTCACATTGTTGACAAGCAATCAGAACCCACATTATCCTAACCTTATTTGACCAACACCGTCCTAAATCTTCTGGATAACTTAGTAGAAAGCACCTGCAGCAGCAACAACACAGAGCGATGAGCAGAGATTTCAGGCGAGCTCTGGTCCATCCTTCATTAACTTAGGAGTCCGCTGGGGCAGAACCGAAGGCTAGAAGACATGGATTTCCTCATAATGGTTGTCACCATTTCCATGGGTTTGGAGAAGCACAGAAAAACATGTGTCCCTCACCCCTGCAAATCATCCAGATGTGAGCTCGCAGTCCAACATCGTGACCCACCGCCGCCGCATGGGGACAACTCAACTCGCTCCATCTGCTTCTCCCGTCATACTCGAAACTGGAGAGGACGATTGGAGCTGGAAATGGTAGCACACCTATTTGTCTTCACGTCTGCATCTCGTACATGAAATCATCCGTCTTTGGACTCACAGAACGCAACTCTGCAATACGAGTTGAGACGGACACTACAGTCACATGACGAGCTTTCAATACAACAGAGCCAAGGAAAAGGAAGGGCTGCCTAACCCAAGGAACGCGGGCATACGACAAGACCCATCGATCCACCGAGGAGATTCGGCAGCATGGATTAGCACTCTACAAACATGTATTAGAAAAAGCCTCTCTGCGTCCGCAACAGGAAGGTCGAGAGACAGCTCCAATGGTGGATTGGCTGCGTCGCTTTTGTCTCATTGCTCCTTAAATAGGGACACTCTCTCCTCTTATTCCTCACACCTTGCCGTGTCCGCCTGCCTCTTGCGGTTGAGCAAACACGTATAGCTATCGACAATTACCACAAACGCCTTTTGCTTGGAGAGGGTTATGGATGAACCCGGCTGCTCTCTGTCGATCTCCAGCCTCCTCTGCCAGGAAGACGCGACTGATCTGGATccggatttggatttggatttggatttggagtTTGAAGATGAACTGTGTCAGGCGTACCTGCTTCTCAAAGACGCGATTTTTACGGACGAGGAGTACATCCAGGAGCTGGCCTCGAGAGAGAGGAGCAGCTTCGAGAGGCAGGACCATGAATTCTCCTCTTGTGACGAGTGCTTGGTTCCGGCGGACAACTGGTTCAAGCGTGCCCGCTCCGACGCCATCCGATGGATCTTGAACGTGAGTCCTCGTCTCATTGATCGAtctatctgtgtgtgtgtgtattcctCATCCCAGACTTTGATGTGTGTTGTTCAGACCACCGCCCGTTTCGGCTTCGGCTTCCAAACAGCATATCTAGCAGTGGCTTATCTTGATCGTTTCCTTCGACGGCGAAGAATTGATGTAACTTAGATCTGCTCTCATgccctcctctttcccttgttcaTCGAGCTTCCCGCCTACTCATCAATCTGTTGTCGATCAGAACGGGAAGCCATGGGCGACCGGATTGCTGTCGACGGCATGCTTGTCCGTGGCGGCGAAGATGGAGGAGCGCAGAGTGCCGCCGCTCTCGGAGATGCAGATCGAGGGGTACGCGTTCGACAGCAATGCGGTGCAGAGGATGGAGCTCCTCCTCCTGGATACTCTGCAGTGGAGGACGAACTGCGTGACGCCATTCGATTACCTGAGTTATTTCAGATCGAAGTTCCAGTGTGAGGAGTCACTGCACAAAGCCATCGACTTCATCTTTGCGGCCATCGATGGTTTGTCATTGGCTTCCACTTTCCATACAGGCACAGTCGATTCATCAAACACCTTAATTATTTGCATAACTCGGATCATTTCCTTGTGGATGCAGCGATCAATTTAACTACTTGTCGCTCCTCCGCAGTTGCTGCAGCTGCCATATTGGCTGCATCCAGCGAAATCTACTCCAAGGAGTTACTGGAGACAAAGATGAGCACTACGTCACTGTTCCAATCCTTTTCAGAAAAGGTAGGCCACCGTGTGTCAACCTCGATCGGCTTAATCATGGAATGGTGAGCTTAGAGTTTTCTTGGCGGTGTTTCAGGAACACGTGTTTTCCTGCTACAGTATCATGACTCAGGATCTGCCCAAGAACATGATAACACCCAAGAGGTTGTCTTCTTCTGAAGCATCAGAGAACTATTCCAGCATCACCGTTGCCATCGACAGTGCCTCCATCAGCTCGTCAAGAACTAAGAGGAGAAGGTTGCGGTTGCCAGATATCCATTAGAGACCAACCTAACACTGATTTTTGGATGTGCATGGGAATGAATGTCTTGATtttgattcttcttttctttgactTTTGTTTTTGATTATTGGTTGTGTGAGTGCATGTTTGGATGGTTTATGGTTGGATTGGTTGGTTATTAGGATTGAGAAGCTTGGAAGTTGAGCTGTGTGAGATGTTTCCAAATCGAATGGAGTGAGAAAGAAGAAAGGGAAGGCCACTGAAGACTGTTTGTGAATAGCGTTGCAGACCTGCCTTGTTTGCTTCACATACCACATCCCATGTTGTCCATCGATGGATTTGGTCCTTGCTGTAGTTCTCATCGTGCCCTTTTCCATGGGAAATATTCACTGTGAAGCAGTGAGGGTGATGTAATATGATCTTGATCGGATACTGTAAAGAGGATGGATGCACTTGGAATTGTTTGTTTTGGTGGAATGAGATATAACTCCAACTGTGACTAATGTATCTCGTGATGTCTTGTCATGTAAACAAAACCAATCAACACTAAAGTCAAAAATGAAGTTTTCAGGTACATAAGAGTTCAATCTTTTCCTCCATGGAGAAAAAAATGCCATGAATTGAGGTCCCTCTCAACCATCATCATCCAATGGAAAATATGATGAGATCCTCGAATGATATGAAGCCATTCGACTTCAAACTTTTCCAAGTGCATCTCATCATCCAAAGTTATGGAAAAGAAAGCTCACTTTTGTCTTCTTGAATAGGAGATGTTTTGCTTTGGAAGGCATAAATGCAATTGAATATCTGTTCTGGTCCTCATCAATGGATTTTTCCAATGACAAGATCACCTAATGTCAAATGGAACATTTTTTCTATAAACAAAACTCCGATGTGATTGATCActtaaaagaaaacaagaaatgaTGATCCCACTGGAATTTCTACTGATCTCAGCAATTGCTAGCCATGAGAGTTGCTCGACTCTGGAAATCAATCTTCGACTTCTTTGACATGTATGCTGAAAACAAATCAGGTCTCACCTTCTCTCGAGCagtcaagaaagaaaaaaaatccttctactaagttatttatttatttagtcaagtgtttgatgtgccacttgtGAAGAAAAGCCAAAGGACTTACTCAGCTCCTTCACATGTGGTTCTCAGCTACTCTTTTATCTTACAAAGGAACACTGCCCGCTGAAGCCTGTTAGATCTCTGCTCCCCCTTTTGACTTGCTCCGATGAGAGCAAAGGCAACTAACCGCAAGCCATGCACCCTCTGTTCCATGATCTTATGGCTGTGACTCGCAGCCAAATGCAGAGCCCAAGACAAGGTTTAGTGAGAGTGTTGGAACAAAGAAGGACAAGCTGAAGTAGAGAGAGTCGTCTCTCTGGATTAATGGATTATAAAAAAGGAAAGGATCGGACTGGGAATTTATGCATGAGACATGTTCCTGTAAACAAAGGCTTACTTCGACTGGTGGCCTGACCTTCTTTGCAGACCAAGGAAGGCTTGCAATAGAAACATCACATAAACAAAGACTTGGGagctactatcaagaaagagggaAGAGGATAAGATGTCTCAGACTGGCTTGGTCAAACAAACATTTGTTTACAGACTCTTTGGTGAATGATGAACTGtcttgtagtagtagtagtaagtaGTTGATGAAAGCAGGAGGTGAAGGAAGTGTCAAGCCACTGGTTATTGTACTGCTCAACTAAATGCAATTGAGATGCTATGTTTGACTGGTTTTCTTAATGTATTTATCCTATTTTTGTTACACTAAATGACTGAAGTTTTTAAACAGAAGTTGTTGTTCTTATGATAAGATTATGATGATGCAAACCATTTCTCTGATTTATCTATAATTTGATCTTAAGTCCAGACTAGAAATCTATTTCAGATACTCAACAATCGCTTTCAATCTATTCTTCTCAATATCTACCAATAAAAAAGCTCTCTAACATTTTACTTTAATCATGTATAATTTGAGTATATATACGAAAGACAAAAACTGTGCTTCATATGCTAATCCAAAACTTCAACATTGATTGTATGTATCGatgcaaaaggttcctaacaATAAACACCAAAAAATTATGTTTCTGTGTATTACAAACATTAAGGGTGATATTTAAGCTCACACAAATTGTTCCAAACAAATGACAAAGGTGAAGTCAATCCAGCTGCAATGTGTTAAATTTCGATATGCCTCCTACGACAAACTAGTACAATTTCAATCCTAAATTTATCAAGTTAAAAGATAGTAATCCGTTAAATAATAAAACAAATGCGAGAAATGAAGTTGTGCTCAATATTGAACTCATATACCCTTCAAGGACCCATGCAAAATTTGCCAAGatgtaaaaaaattatcataaaccTTCTTGGGGAGGAGCTTCCAGCACAGCACTTCGATTCCAAATTTGCGTCTTGTTTGGCGTCTCGACATATCAAACGAGATTGACATGAATTCTCTTCGGGGTCGGACCAAGCCGAGTCATTTCTTTCTTCCCTCTAAGTGACTAACTTTGGAGTAAACACAATCAGCTAACTAGAGCATACATAAACTCATAAATTATCAAGCCAATTCTCACACAAACACATACACAAGGGAAAAAAAATAATGTTCTACTTTTGCTGGCTGTCACCCTGCAGTCTATTGATATTAATTGCTGAACAGTAATGTACAAGTGTTAAATAATCACTATAAGCTTAGTCCCAATCTGAATTTTGCTTGACGCTATTCTACATGATAAATATTTAACATGGGGCTTAACTTCAGCGCTTGTGAAGTTCTTCAATACAACATACAGCTAGTTCAGTCCGGACTACCAATGATTAGTCGATGAAACAAGCTAATTCCGAGGACCCCTCCTCCACCATCATGGTTAATGATAAGTACCACCTTAGCCTCAGATGAAAAAACTGGGAGGGATATGAGTGTGATGAACAACGGTGTAAATCTGATTACAACAACACAGAATGCTTGAATGGATCTCATTTTCTTTGTGCAGTTAGTGATTCAATTCCTGGGACTCCTCAAAGAAGTTCGACCTGACCATGCCCAGAGGTTAAATCAAAAGAGATTTAGATTTATAATTATATTCTCAAAGGGTTGGGGTAATGCATAGGGCTTCCAGTGGCGAATTGCATACCGTTCAGAATATTTGTAGAAGAGCCAGCTAAACTCATCATGATATAACTTGAATGAGGTGGTGATGAACTAGGAACAATCGCAGGAGTCGAGCAAGGTGAGACACGGGAGGCTGCTGTCTTGGAAGTCCCAGGACGAGAGTTTCTGTTTTTCCTGAATAGAACAAGTGTATCTGTAACTCTTCTAGAATTGAAACATAACAAGTTAAGTCTCCATAACCAAACGTATAAACAAGCTTACCCAGTAACTGTGTGTCTCTCCTTCACACACGGCTCACTTTTTGATTTACTTTTCTCTCTTGGGATGATACTATTATCCTGTTATGATCAAAAGGTACTTATTCAAAATTATGAAACTATGATTACTTGTAGAACTTCAGGAAGAACCCAAGACTTACAAAAATTTTAATCCCTGCAAATGCTTGGAGAGAACCATGAGCATTGTAGTGGTGGGAGTTTTTAATGAAAGGGTGTTCGAGCAACATGTTGGCAGCTGGCCTGTCTGTGGGATTTCTATGAAAGCAGCATCGCAGGAAGTCTTTCCCGTCATTGGACAATGATTCAGGTATTGGTGGGTCTTTATGCAAGACTTTGAACATAGCTGCAGCCTATGATAATCATAACAGAAAGTAGAATTTATATCCCCATGAACCAAAGAAAACTACATCAATAATCAGACAAGTAAATAACAGACAATCATTGATTTTAAATACACATCATTACAAGAAAAGCTCATTATATTAGTAAATAAGGCAATCTATATTTCAATTAGTTGATGCAAAGCTACAAATTCTCACGTCAAAATACAGGTATCTTGAAAGATTTAAAATCTCCCAAATAGTGGTCAGCCTACTTCCTTGTCAGCAAGACCTCCTACTGCAACCAAAACAGAAATTTGCTTTTCTAGAAGGCAGATTTTCCCAAGTaactcatgatgatgattatttaagcAATAAATTGCAGGACATCTTTTAGGATTATCATCACACATATAAAACATATTTTTATCTATTAATCTTGCAATAGTTTCCCCTCAAATATCACACTGCCTGAAACCCAATTTGCCTCACAACTACCCATATTCCATGGTAATCACAGTCAAGCTTATGGTACTAGGAGATTTAATTACTTAAGATAACAGTCTTGAGAACTAGGCACTGGAGCCTCAAATAACCAAAATAAAAGGCATTGAATCACAAAACAAAAAAATCCAATGAATTTCAAAACAATtaggtgttgaaagagaagtggcATAGGCAATTTGGCCTCCAATAACAAACAAGACCTTCAAAATACAGAAACATATATGCAGGTGGTGGCATCATATTTAGAATATTATAAGGCCAATGCATTTGCACGTAATAATGCTTGACCTAAAAGTCGAGCAACATCAAAATGTCCACCTTGCAGATGACATCATAGGAATTTTAGCTATTTACAATAGCCATACAACTTGAATGATAAAGAGCACTTACCCCTTCTAAACCATTCCAAGGCTGTTTTCCTGTAAACATCTCGATAATGGTACAACCCAAGCTCCAAATGTCAACAGCAAAGTCATAACCAACATCCTTGTTCATTGTAGCTTGCACCACCTAGACAGAAAAAATAATAGGTCCAACAGTTATAAAGTTGATAtgctttaagaatgaaacaatagGACAACTACTTCAAACTTAAATGCACGGACCAAGATTCCAGTTGAAAAGTGTCTCATTCAAAGGCTTGGTTTTGTCTCTACCCAAGCTTTATTTATGAGTCATTTTATTAACAAAAGATTTACAATAACTTGGAATTGCATTCTTCAGAAGAAAGAACTACTATATCCTTTTAATCGTAACAGTTTTCCTGGTCACGAGAGTGTGCATTCACAGAAAAAATGTTCCAGAACAAGAGTGTGAAATCCCTTGTGCCCAATGGGCATGTAAACGAACAGAAAAGCAAACTGAACAATTTAAATCCAGGAAAAGAGAAGGACCAAAAGAGAAAACAACAGAGTAATAGCAGGATTGCTTGGTAACAATATGGTTCCCCAAAAACATAAATGGTCAATAGACTCAAGGTTTCCTTGGTAATGTAATATGAACTGTACAAACACATGAACTTAGTATTTAAGTAATTAATCAATTCCACTGGTGCACTAAACTATCCtattttaatcaattaattaCAGAAGTATTCATTTGAAAAATAGGACGGTCACTACCAAAAAGAACTTATGAAGAAACAAGTGATTTTAGCATATGACCAGTTCGTAACTTCAGTAAGAACATAGAGACATTTCAAAGTCATATAATTGCAACTGAAAGGAGATTGTCATGATAAACTTATCAAACACTAAAGAGGTCTAGAAGGCTAGAAGCCAGTGAATACATAGGATAAATGCATCCATTTAGTAAAGATGGCAAAGCTTTTCAGTCCTTTCTTGTTAGTATATACATAGCAACACAAATAGAAAACTTCTGTGTGGGTTCTTTTAAAATTCAATAACTTTCAATTGCTCAATTCTTTGGTTTGTATTATGGTGAATTTATACAAAATGATACTGTAATCCCATAATAATGTCCAAGATAACAATTCAATACAAACTAACCTTGTGAAAACTGATCGGTCCAACTAACTTTCAGCGCAATGGGCTTCATCACCATCCATTTCTAATGGCCAGCACATATCACTACTGACTTTCCTGGAGCTTTCTGATGACATTTTTAAATCTTCTTTGTCATTCTATCAGGAAAATGTCTTTATTATACTGATCATAAGTTCAAAACAACTCCACAGTAATTCTTACTCTCCTTATTTGAGGCAATTTGATTAACCAGATGTGCTCGTTACACACTGTTACTTGTCTTTTTTGAAGTATCTCAAACTGTCTCAATGTAAAATTTGTTCTCAGAGAAAGGTGTTTGGCATACTAGTTCCTTTATGTTGCCTGGTTTTGCTCGAATTATACACCTCAGAAGCTTGAGTGCCCAACTATTTTAAATCATTATTACTCTTGCCACATAATCTTGAGACTATTTAACAAGAAAGAAATATAGCCCAGGGCAGATGAGATAAAAGCTCTGTATCAATATACACAAAGTGAATTATAAGGCAAACTTAAAGGATCTTTTTCAAATATTTATCCCTTAGATCTGGTCAAACccaacacacaaacaacaaaagaaaaggcaacaaACAAGTTCAAACTAGTACAATATCACTATGGACAGGTGATAATCACACACAAGAAAGTACCTCTGGAGCCATCCAATATGGTGATCCCTTTAATGAAAGAGCCCCCATGGTCCCACTTAGCTGATCAATGTATAAAAACCAAATGAGCTGCTAGTCACACTTACATAAACAAAAGTGGTGCAAATATATTAAGAAGATTGAGTAACACTTGCATATAGGCAAgaattgaaatatcataccgtatcggagtttcgagattcgctcggtacggtacggtactgtataccgagaggTATATTTCGATATACCACtcggtgtgtatatatatatatatatatatataagtgaaaaaaaaaatcgtCCGGTAATGGACGGTCCGTGTGCTGATCgactggcggaccggtacgtactgctcgGTATGGacaatattattcgaaattgaagaccttgcatATAGGGATACTTATGTATGTGTGCATGGATGAGTATATATGAatgcatatatatacttatatatggataacatatatgtatgtgtacTTATGCATGCATGATAATATACTAGGGAAAATGACCATCTTGCATATATTGTACCTTGCATGGGTATATTTTCCCATCTTGCATATGTTGTACCTTGCATGGGTATGTACACATGCATGCATGTACTTATATATACATAACATTTGTGTATGCACAGCCATAAAAGTACAGGAGATTTTACACCAAAAATATCATTAGAGAACAAAATTAAATCCTGCATTTGTAGATTACCCAGAACATACTGCCAAGTATAATAGGTAAGGACACAATATTCTATACAAAGACATGGGCCTACTATTTGACTAGATGTAATGCTCATCTAAAATTAATTAACCAGCATAAATCATGCCCAACCATATATGAAATTAAATTCTTCCTGGTAATTGAGATCAAATATGAGATAATTATTTCAGGTGTGTACACATGCATGCATGTACTTGTATAAACATAAATTTGTGTATGCACAGCCATAAAAGTACAGGAGATTTTACACCAAAAATATCATTAGAGAACAAAATTAAATCCAGCATTTGTAGCTTACCCAGAACATACTACCAAGTATAATAGGTAAGGACACAATATTCTATCCAAAGACATGGGCCTACTATTTGACTAGATGTAATGCTCATCTAAAATTAATTAACCAGAATAAATCATGCCCAACcatatgaaattaaattcttCCTGGTAATCGAGATCAAATTTTGAAATAATATTTCAGCCTTGCAATTCTTATTAAAACTTCAAATTTAAAACACGAACCATTAATTGCTTAAACCTGTAAAGGACTCTTGCTTATTATGTCCTAGATGGGTAATTAACTCTTGCTTGTTATCAATCAATATAGTCCTAGATGCATAATTGCAATCGATCATCCATGAGATGATCACAATATCTTCCTTTCCTACTTAAGATAAAAAGTTGCAAGAAGTAATGCATTGTGACAAATTGTTCTCCatgcaagaaaaaggcaaaaagcaAGAATGCATGTTTTATATTGCTATAGTAATCTTTACTGAACAGCATACAATGAGAAACTAAAAAAAAGATGACATATGTTGGATGATTTTTTATACTCTAATTGGCATAGGTATAGCAATTGAAAATAAATCAAACCTGTTAAAATCACAAAGCTACACTTACATGTTTTGCCATCCCAAAATCGGCCAGCTTGACAATGCCATGAACATTAACAAGCAAATTTGCTCCTTTGATATCCCTGCATAAACCAGTAGTTAGGAACTTAGGATGCAAAAAACAATCCTTAGGCAGAATCATCTCTTACAGAAAGACCAATAATTGGTAAGGAAGGTAATGACAACTTCAGTGAA of the Musa acuminata AAA Group cultivar baxijiao chromosome BXJ2-10, Cavendish_Baxijiao_AAA, whole genome shotgun sequence genome contains:
- the LOC103969466 gene encoding cyclin-D5-1 isoform X2: MDEPGCSLSISSLLCQEDATDLDPDLDLDLDLEFEDELCQAYLLLKDAIFTDEEYIQELASRERSSFERQDHEFSSCDECLVPADNWFKRARSDAIRWILNTTARFGFGFQTAYLAVAYLDRFLRRRRIDNGKPWATGLLSTACLSVAAKMEERRVPPLSEMQIEGYAFDSNAVQRMELLLLDTLQWRTNCVTPFDYLSYFRSKFQCEESLHKAIDFIFAAIDVAAAAILAASSEIYSKELLETKMSTTSLFQSFSEKEHVFSCYSIMTQDLPKNMITPKRLSSSEASENYSSITVAIDSASISSSRTKRRRLRLPDIH
- the LOC103969466 gene encoding cyclin-D5-1 isoform X1; this translates as MDEPGCSLSISSLLCQEDATDLDPDLDLDLDLEFEDELCQAYLLLKDAIFTDEEYIQELASRERSSFERQDHEFSSCDECLVPADNWFKRARSDAIRWILNTTARFGFGFQTAYLAVAYLDRFLRRRRIDNGKPWATGLLSTACLSVAAKMEERRVPPLSEMQIEGYAFDSNAVQRMELLLLDTLQWRTNCVTPFDYLSYFRSKFQCEESLHKAIDFIFAAIDAINLTTCRSSAVAAAAILAASSEIYSKELLETKMSTTSLFQSFSEKEHVFSCYSIMTQDLPKNMITPKRLSSSEASENYSSITVAIDSASISSSRTKRRRLRLPDIH